From Myxococcales bacterium, a single genomic window includes:
- a CDS encoding YkgJ family cysteine cluster protein, producing the protein MASGLHLARLRCTGCGECCRNLRVPLTFSDLARLSAATGQPPTRLVSWASAHEVDIAGEPSSLIWLPEGPRVMLLAQRAGVCQFLEPDDRCGVHTSRPTACRAYPLSATLGPRNGIRRLRVLTAVDCPYQLAEPSLLRTVRRDQALLRDELRHHHQLVARFNRAQARRRRFKHRLAGPEELFAQIFGAPARSEHVGAR; encoded by the coding sequence ATGGCGTCCGGTCTCCATCTTGCACGGCTCCGCTGCACCGGCTGTGGTGAGTGTTGTCGCAATCTGCGCGTGCCGCTGACGTTCAGCGATCTCGCTCGCCTCAGCGCAGCAACGGGCCAGCCGCCGACGCGGCTCGTCAGCTGGGCATCCGCCCACGAGGTCGACATCGCCGGTGAGCCGAGCAGCCTGATCTGGTTGCCCGAAGGCCCTCGCGTGATGTTGCTCGCGCAGCGAGCGGGTGTGTGTCAGTTCTTGGAGCCGGATGACCGCTGCGGAGTTCATACATCCCGCCCCACGGCATGTCGTGCGTATCCGCTCAGCGCGACCCTTGGGCCCAGGAACGGGATCCGCCGGCTCCGGGTGCTGACTGCGGTCGATTGCCCCTACCAGCTCGCGGAGCCGTCCTTGCTCCGCACTGTGCGCCGGGATCAGGCGCTGCTCCGGGACGAGCTCCGGCACCATCACCAGCTCGTTGCCCGCTTCAATCGTGCTCAGGCCCGCCGCCGGCGCTTCAAACACAGGCTGGCGGGCCCCGAAGAGCTGTTCGCCCAGATCTTCGGCGCGCCAGCGCGGTCAGAGCATGTCGGCGCGAGGTGA
- a CDS encoding TM2 domain-containing protein: protein MGYARPVTGQPPRGWGPPPPGYGPPAYGPPTPPGGGAFAPPPIAPYGYGYDPRAPYGIEPRTGRPYSDKQKVIAGILQIFLGKFGIGRFYTGHTGMAVGQLVACMLGVWVFSWFTCGLTALVLLWPIIDGIVILASDPTDAEGRPLR from the coding sequence CTGGGTTATGCTCGGCCCGTGACGGGTCAACCCCCACGCGGTTGGGGACCTCCGCCGCCGGGTTACGGTCCGCCGGCGTACGGTCCGCCCACCCCGCCCGGCGGCGGAGCTTTTGCGCCGCCACCGATCGCGCCCTACGGCTACGGGTACGATCCCCGCGCACCGTACGGTATAGAACCGCGGACCGGACGACCGTACTCGGACAAACAGAAGGTCATCGCGGGCATCCTGCAGATCTTCCTGGGCAAGTTCGGCATCGGCCGCTTCTACACCGGCCACACGGGCATGGCGGTCGGTCAGCTCGTGGCGTGCATGCTCGGCGTGTGGGTCTTTTCATGGTTCACCTGCGGCCTGACGGCCCTGGTGCTGCTCTGGCCCATCATCGATGGGATCGTGATCCTCGCGTCCGACCCGACGGACGCCGAGGGCCGACCGCTGCGCTGA
- a CDS encoding cation diffusion facilitator family transporter, giving the protein MGSEQKHGTGHILQSLVVNAVIATGKGVAAVLTGSGAMLAETLHSAADCGNQGLLLLGVHRARRPADERHPLGYGRALYFWSFMVALLLFSGGGVFSVYEGIHKIRHPEPVDRVWIALVILLCSLALEGAATLSNIKEIGRRRGDVPFMRYLRETKDSDLVVVFGENMAATLGLALATVAVIVSHYTGDTRWDGVGSVAIGVVLIGVAVFLAVEIKSLLIGEAADPKISRAVADVVTELSRTEELLWMTTIQQGPGEVMVAVKLRFAATLTTRELAQAIDEFEAELRKRCPEVRWLFVEPALEP; this is encoded by the coding sequence ATGGGCTCCGAACAGAAACACGGTACCGGCCACATCCTTCAGTCGCTGGTCGTCAACGCCGTGATCGCAACCGGCAAGGGGGTCGCAGCAGTGCTCACGGGCTCTGGCGCCATGCTCGCCGAGACGCTGCACTCTGCCGCCGACTGCGGAAATCAGGGGCTGCTGCTGCTTGGAGTGCACCGGGCGCGGCGCCCGGCCGACGAGCGCCACCCGCTCGGTTACGGCCGCGCGCTCTACTTCTGGTCGTTCATGGTGGCGCTGCTCTTGTTCTCGGGCGGTGGCGTGTTCTCGGTGTACGAGGGGATCCACAAGATCCGTCATCCGGAGCCGGTCGACAGGGTCTGGATCGCCCTGGTGATCCTGTTGTGTTCCCTGGCGCTCGAGGGCGCTGCCACGCTGTCGAACATCAAGGAGATCGGGCGCCGCCGCGGCGACGTGCCCTTCATGCGTTATCTGCGCGAGACGAAGGACTCCGATCTGGTGGTCGTGTTCGGGGAGAACATGGCCGCGACCCTCGGCCTGGCGCTCGCGACGGTCGCGGTGATCGTCTCCCACTATACCGGTGACACGCGCTGGGATGGGGTGGGCAGTGTTGCGATCGGGGTGGTGTTGATTGGTGTCGCCGTCTTTCTGGCCGTCGAGATCAAGTCGTTGCTGATTGGAGAGGCCGCCGATCCGAAGATCAGTCGCGCCGTCGCGGATGTGGTGACGGAGCTGTCGCGCACCGAGGAATTGCTCTGGATGACGACGATCCAGCAGGGGCCGGGTGAGGTCATGGTCGCCGTGAAGCTGCGCTTTGCCGCCACGCTCACGACACGTGAGCTGGCTCAGGCCATCGACGAGTTCGAAGCCGAGCTACGTAAACGCTGCCCCGAGGTCCGCTGGTTGTTCGTCGAGCCGGCGCTGGAACCCTGA
- a CDS encoding DUF2269 family protein, whose protein sequence is MTGYLIERFLHLLGAFGFVASHGATAAVTFKLRKERDPARVRAYLDLSRSTRGVMHGSFLLLLLGGIGAGFHGKWWSSGWIWTSLVLLIVLFAAAFPLAVPYFKAIRKAAEADPPNQTELDSLLQSPRGLVLAWVESIGILIILGLMVFKPF, encoded by the coding sequence ATGACCGGCTACCTGATCGAACGTTTCCTCCACCTGCTCGGCGCGTTTGGCTTCGTCGCCTCCCACGGCGCCACCGCCGCCGTCACGTTCAAGCTGCGCAAGGAGCGCGATCCAGCGCGGGTCCGCGCTTACCTGGATCTCTCGCGCTCGACCCGCGGGGTCATGCACGGTTCGTTCTTGCTGCTCTTGCTCGGCGGCATCGGCGCGGGCTTCCACGGCAAATGGTGGTCGTCGGGTTGGATCTGGACGTCGCTCGTGCTGCTCATCGTGCTCTTCGCCGCGGCGTTTCCGCTGGCCGTTCCGTATTTCAAGGCCATCCGCAAGGCCGCGGAGGCAGATCCGCCGAACCAGACCGAGCTCGACTCCCTGCTGCAATCACCCCGGGGCCTCGTGCTCGCCTGGGTGGAATCAATCGGGATCCTGATCATCCTGGGGCTGATGGTATTCAAGCCGTTCTAG
- a CDS encoding serine/threonine protein kinase → MSTSATGPLVRQYRLLGRIGQGAMGTVWEAERVKDGHRVALKLLKRELLDEGKALHRFRREARLSARLDHPSVVSTLDAGVDEESGQPWIAMELIRGPALSAWLAEHGKPALDAGFRLLEQIFSAVARAHELGIVHRDLKPENVLLLLDEAGAPTAKVSDFGIAKGLADKSLASTEAGLGTPLWTAPEQARPGFVPSPSADVWALGLLTYFVLTSHHYWRHAGAGSSVVDLMLELERGELEPASLRAAGVGAGDALPPGFDAWFARSVNRRPEQRFASAGEAWVSLAKIRKGEAGEASESRRLVYVVLLGVVLIGVAAAVYLGRG, encoded by the coding sequence GTGAGCACGTCGGCAACCGGCCCGCTGGTGCGCCAGTATCGACTGCTCGGGCGCATCGGGCAGGGCGCCATGGGCACGGTCTGGGAGGCCGAGCGGGTGAAGGATGGTCACCGCGTCGCGCTGAAGTTGCTCAAGCGCGAGCTGCTCGACGAGGGCAAGGCGCTGCATCGTTTTCGGCGTGAGGCGCGGCTGAGCGCCCGGCTCGATCATCCCAGCGTGGTCTCGACCCTGGATGCGGGGGTCGACGAGGAGTCCGGGCAGCCGTGGATTGCAATGGAGCTCATCCGCGGCCCAGCGCTCTCGGCGTGGCTCGCGGAGCACGGCAAGCCCGCGCTCGACGCAGGCTTCCGCTTGCTCGAGCAGATCTTCTCTGCCGTGGCCCGCGCCCATGAGCTCGGCATCGTGCATCGGGACCTGAAACCGGAGAACGTGCTGCTGCTGCTGGACGAAGCCGGGGCGCCGACTGCAAAGGTGTCGGACTTCGGCATCGCAAAGGGGCTCGCGGACAAGAGTCTCGCGTCTACCGAGGCGGGCTTGGGTACGCCGCTCTGGACAGCGCCGGAACAAGCTCGGCCGGGTTTTGTGCCGTCCCCCTCGGCAGACGTGTGGGCGCTCGGGCTGTTGACGTACTTCGTGCTCACCTCGCACCACTACTGGCGGCACGCTGGTGCTGGTTCGAGTGTCGTCGATTTGATGCTCGAGCTCGAACGCGGGGAGCTCGAGCCCGCCTCGCTCCGGGCGGCGGGCGTCGGCGCGGGCGACGCGCTGCCGCCTGGGTTCGACGCCTGGTTCGCGCGTTCGGTCAACCGGCGGCCCGAGCAGCGTTTTGCCAGCGCGGGTGAGGCTTGGGTGAGCCTCGCGAAGATTCGGAAGGGTGAAGCGGGCGAGGCCTCGGAGTCACGCCGGCTCGTGTACGTCGTTCTGTTGGGGGTCGTACTGATCGGCGTCGCCGCCGCGGTCTACTTGGGGCGGGGGTAG
- a CDS encoding GAF domain-containing protein, producing the protein MGDRSRGYFDEANGLGGLVAKMRLASMAQLTSTEAAAVEDSPELLERLEHAMARLRTEFTQPTTPRPTPGIGAISPSRAGGDETRSLRRHLATYVELMTQRSLFVGDVDATVRRINEAASSALDVERVSVWFLDTERTKITCADLFERATGSHASGVELFAKDFTPYFKALATERTIAAHDAHKDPRTSCFSSVYLAPLSISSMLDVPIWVNGRMVGVVCHEHVGQQRTWNSDEETFAYLMSSFVALALERRGRT; encoded by the coding sequence ATGGGTGACCGGAGTCGGGGTTATTTCGACGAGGCGAACGGCCTCGGGGGGCTGGTGGCCAAGATGCGACTGGCCTCGATGGCGCAGCTGACCTCCACCGAGGCCGCGGCGGTCGAGGACTCGCCAGAGCTTCTCGAGCGGCTCGAGCACGCGATGGCGCGCTTGCGCACTGAATTCACCCAACCCACGACGCCCAGGCCCACCCCGGGTATCGGGGCCATCTCGCCTTCTCGGGCCGGGGGCGACGAGACCCGATCGTTGCGTCGACATCTGGCGACCTACGTCGAGCTGATGACACAACGCAGTCTGTTCGTCGGGGACGTGGACGCCACGGTGCGGCGGATCAACGAGGCCGCATCGAGCGCGCTCGACGTCGAGCGCGTGAGCGTCTGGTTCCTCGACACCGAACGCACCAAGATCACCTGCGCCGACCTGTTCGAGCGGGCGACGGGCTCGCACGCCTCTGGCGTCGAGCTGTTTGCCAAGGACTTCACGCCCTACTTCAAGGCGCTGGCGACCGAGCGGACGATTGCGGCGCACGATGCCCACAAGGACCCACGCACTTCGTGTTTCTCCTCGGTCTACCTGGCGCCACTCTCGATTTCGTCGATGCTCGACGTGCCGATCTGGGTGAACGGGAGGATGGTCGGGGTGGTGTGCCACGAGCACGTCGGGCAGCAGCGAACCTGGAACAGCGACGAGGAGACGTTTGCCTATCTGATGTCGAGCTTCGTCGCGCTTGCGCTGGAACGTCGCGGACGCACGTGA